A stretch of Faecalibacterium duncaniae DNA encodes these proteins:
- the sdaAB gene encoding L-serine ammonia-lyase, iron-sulfur-dependent subunit beta — protein sequence MRLFDVLGPVMIGPSSSHTAGAARIGYTAQKLLGEIPVQADIGLYGSFATTGKGHGTDKALVAGLLGLRPDDPRLPDSFALAAEQGMAFRIHPVELRSAHPNTAVLTLTGREGRVLSMKAASVGGGRIRVTEIDGVPADFGGDSNTLIIHNEDTPGCIAEVTTCLAVRRINVASMQVFRAGTGGYAVMVLECDSHIPHPLEQKLATLPGILKVTCLNIDEPEEDAEE from the coding sequence ATGCGCTTGTTTGACGTTCTCGGGCCGGTTATGATCGGCCCCTCTTCCAGCCATACAGCGGGTGCCGCCCGGATCGGCTACACGGCCCAGAAGCTTCTGGGTGAGATCCCGGTGCAGGCGGATATCGGCCTGTACGGCAGTTTTGCCACCACCGGAAAGGGACATGGCACGGATAAAGCCCTGGTCGCCGGCCTGCTTGGCCTGCGGCCCGATGATCCCCGCCTGCCCGACAGCTTTGCCCTGGCCGCAGAGCAGGGCATGGCATTCCGGATTCATCCGGTGGAATTGCGCTCTGCGCACCCCAATACCGCTGTTCTCACCCTGACAGGCCGGGAGGGGCGGGTGCTTTCCATGAAAGCCGCTTCGGTGGGCGGCGGGCGCATCCGCGTGACCGAGATCGACGGTGTGCCTGCCGATTTCGGCGGCGACAGCAACACCCTGATCATTCACAATGAGGACACCCCCGGCTGCATCGCCGAGGTGACCACCTGCCTTGCCGTGCGCAGGATCAACGTTGCATCGATGCAGGTGTTCCGCGCAGGGACCGGCGGCTATGCCGTTATGGTGCTGGAGTGCGATTCCCACATCCCCCACCCGCTGGAACAGAAGCTGGCGACCCTGCCCGGCATCCTGAAGGTGACCTGCCTGAACATCGACGAGCCCGAAGAAGACGCGGAGGAATGA
- the sdaAA gene encoding L-serine ammonia-lyase, iron-sulfur-dependent, subunit alpha → MSFLSCEEMLAAARSQNLSLAEAILRSDLAESRLTEEASRHAMLHLWHVMEATSRDYDPAQRSRSGLSGGDAAKVEQAHQAGRSYGGDYLAEVTAEALKTAECNACMKRIVAAPTAGSCGVLPAVLLPLARAGEADEEAICDALYVAAGFGQVIAARATLAGAEGGCQAEVGAASAMAAAALCHLKGGTPEQCAAAAAMALGNLLGLVCDPVAGLVEVPCIKRNVVGAVNAVSCANMALAGVDYAIPCDEVIDAMGRVGSLLSPDLRETGQGGLAATPTGVRIAERLAEEA, encoded by the coding sequence ATGTCCTTTTTATCCTGTGAAGAAATGCTGGCCGCTGCCCGCAGCCAGAACCTCTCCCTTGCCGAGGCCATCCTGCGCAGTGATCTGGCCGAGAGCCGCCTGACCGAAGAGGCCAGCCGCCATGCCATGCTCCACCTGTGGCATGTGATGGAGGCCACCAGCCGGGATTATGACCCTGCCCAGCGCAGCCGCAGCGGCCTGTCCGGCGGCGATGCCGCCAAGGTGGAACAGGCCCATCAGGCGGGCAGAAGCTATGGCGGGGATTACCTTGCTGAAGTGACCGCCGAAGCCCTCAAGACCGCTGAGTGCAACGCCTGCATGAAACGGATCGTTGCTGCCCCCACAGCGGGCAGCTGCGGTGTGCTACCGGCGGTGCTGCTTCCCCTTGCCCGTGCAGGCGAGGCCGATGAAGAAGCCATCTGTGATGCCCTCTATGTGGCCGCAGGCTTCGGGCAGGTCATCGCCGCCCGGGCCACTCTGGCCGGTGCCGAGGGTGGCTGTCAGGCTGAGGTGGGAGCCGCCAGCGCCATGGCCGCCGCCGCCCTCTGCCACCTGAAGGGCGGCACGCCGGAGCAGTGCGCCGCCGCTGCCGCTATGGCACTGGGCAACCTGCTGGGCCTGGTCTGCGACCCTGTGGCCGGTCTGGTGGAGGTGCCCTGCATCAAGCGCAATGTTGTTGGTGCCGTGAACGCCGTTTCCTGCGCCAATATGGCGCTTGCGGGGGTGGATTACGCCATCCCCTGCGATGAAGTCATCGATGCCATGGGCCGCGTGGGCAGTCTGCTCTCCCCCGATCTGCGGGAGACCGGCCAGGGCGGCCTTGCTGCAACGCCTACCGGTGTCCGCATCGCCGAGCGTTTGGCAGAGGAAGCCTGA
- a CDS encoding site-specific integrase, translating to MASIMKRGNTYSVRYNYKDHAGKPCKGWETFKTKAEAQERKITVEKELLDGTFLVPDAMTVEEMLYKWIPIQSSKHKWSPKTYTQSVAMVQNLIVPYIGNRKVQDLRTYDIEQFYATLSQTPCGQYVHGEKQELTENQKKRLLSSTSIHEVHTLLKTAFSYAVDWDLIHKSPTPREAPKINTEERTIWDERTMLAALQTIENPALHLAVHLSMILSLREGEILGLQPGDLAFDAADGRGAITVNKAMQRANKEALSKIDPSQIYHTFPDRREGSKSSLILKKTKTKKSNRVLYMTKPLKEELLAWLDKMKQDEQNAPEKYSNCGQLFRLPDGLPIAPDVLTKWYRQWRAEHPEFEKIVFHGLRHSSATYQLLQSGGDFKSVQGNTGHATATVLMDTYAHTQDRPRLELAKKIEADFYRQDTAGAGPQASPESKMPAATKITGKMILEAIRQMDAEERRELTRVLFA from the coding sequence ATGGCATCTATTATGAAACGTGGCAACACGTATTCCGTCCGATACAACTACAAAGATCATGCTGGCAAGCCCTGCAAGGGCTGGGAAACCTTCAAGACCAAGGCCGAAGCGCAGGAGCGCAAGATCACGGTAGAGAAGGAACTGCTGGACGGCACCTTCCTCGTGCCCGATGCAATGACGGTGGAGGAAATGCTGTACAAGTGGATTCCCATTCAGTCCAGCAAACACAAGTGGTCTCCCAAGACCTACACCCAATCTGTGGCGATGGTGCAGAACCTCATCGTGCCGTATATCGGAAATCGGAAGGTACAAGACCTCCGCACCTACGACATTGAGCAGTTCTACGCCACCCTGAGCCAGACCCCCTGCGGCCAGTACGTTCACGGCGAAAAGCAGGAGCTGACGGAAAATCAGAAGAAGCGGCTGTTATCCAGCACGTCCATTCACGAAGTCCACACGCTCCTGAAGACCGCCTTTTCGTATGCCGTTGACTGGGATCTGATCCACAAATCGCCTACTCCCCGTGAAGCCCCCAAGATCAATACCGAAGAACGCACCATCTGGGATGAGCGCACCATGCTGGCGGCGTTGCAGACCATTGAGAACCCCGCCCTCCATCTGGCGGTGCATCTGAGCATGATTCTCTCCCTGCGAGAGGGTGAGATCCTCGGCTTACAGCCGGGAGACCTCGCCTTCGATGCCGCCGATGGTCGTGGAGCTATCACGGTGAACAAGGCAATGCAGCGTGCCAACAAAGAAGCCTTGTCCAAGATCGACCCCAGCCAGATCTACCACACCTTCCCGGACAGACGGGAGGGGAGCAAGTCCTCGCTGATTCTGAAAAAGACCAAAACCAAGAAGTCCAACCGTGTCCTGTATATGACGAAACCGCTGAAAGAGGAACTTCTGGCATGGCTCGACAAGATGAAGCAGGACGAACAGAACGCCCCGGAGAAGTACAGCAACTGCGGTCAGCTGTTCCGCTTACCAGACGGCTTACCCATTGCCCCGGACGTTCTGACCAAGTGGTATCGGCAGTGGCGAGCAGAGCACCCGGAGTTTGAGAAGATCGTGTTTCATGGTCTGCGACACTCCAGTGCCACCTATCAGCTGTTGCAGTCTGGCGGTGACTTCAAATCGGTGCAGGGCAACACAGGTCATGCAACTGCTACCGTCCTGATGGACACCTACGCTCACACGCAGGACAGGCCCCGGTTGGAGCTGGCAAAGAAGATCGAAGCCGACTTCTACCGGCAGGACACAGCAGGAGCAGGGCCGCAGGCGTCCCCGGAAAGCAAAATGCCGGCGGCAACAAAAATCACAGGCAAAATGATCCTTGAAGCCATCCGGCAGATGGACGCAGAAGAACGCCGCGAGCTGACGCGGGTGCTCTTCGCATAA
- a CDS encoding helix-turn-helix domain-containing protein translates to MPMTNVRKNSAKLTREDLKIVPESPTMKLSETPAVEPSDQTSKTVRHAPLVYRVEEIAQLLAISNRAAYNLCNTTKDFKVIRLGTSIRVSKQSFDDWFAAV, encoded by the coding sequence ATGCCTATGACGAATGTCCGCAAAAATTCCGCTAAACTGACCCGTGAGGACTTGAAAATCGTGCCCGAATCCCCTACAATGAAATTGTCCGAAACCCCTGCCGTAGAACCTTCTGACCAGACCAGCAAAACCGTCCGACACGCCCCGCTCGTTTACCGGGTGGAGGAGATCGCCCAACTGTTGGCGATCTCCAACCGTGCTGCGTACAATCTGTGCAACACCACGAAAGATTTCAAGGTGATCCGCCTCGGTACCAGCATCCGGGTAAGCAAGCAGAGCTTTGACGATTGGTTTGCTGCGGTCTGA